One window of Dendropsophus ebraccatus isolate aDenEbr1 chromosome 13, aDenEbr1.pat, whole genome shotgun sequence genomic DNA carries:
- the LOC138770483 gene encoding olfactory receptor 10A7-like, with translation MELFNQSSSRFILLGLSSIPYLQTIGFLTFLVIYLITLLANFLLILVVSVNTKLHTPMYFFLTNLSFIDICFSTTVVPKILKNSLSKDKSISLAECVVQMYFHLAFGSTECLIITIMAYDRFAAICKPLHYNTIMSKKLCIGLTTVSWTSCFINSMIQVVYTFQMSFCHSRHLNHFFCEVPPFLQISCSDTWLHELSMYITAGIIVSLSFVLILISYIHILSTILKISSSDGRYKVLSTCASHIIVVTVYYGTIMILYLRPHSHSSPDLDKSVSVLYSAVTPMLNPIIYSVRNKVVIGTVRKNIMQDLLQSNIFLEKSS, from the coding sequence ATGGAACTGTTTAACCAATCCTCTTCAAGATTTATTCTCCTTGGTTTGTCCTCTATTCCCTACTTACAAACTATTGGCTTCCTTACATTCTTGGTGATATATCTCATTACGTTGTTAGCAAACTTTCTACTGATCCTTGTGGTGAGTGTTAATACAAAACTTCACACTCCCATGTACTTTTTTCTCACTAATCTTTCCTTCATCGACATTTGCTTCTCGACCACCGTGGTACCTAAAATCTTGAAGAACTCATTATCCAAGGACAAGAGTATCTCTCTAGCAGAATGTGTGGTCCAGATGTACTTTCATTTGGCTTTCGGTTCTACCGAGTGTTTGATAATTACCATTATGGCCTATGATAGATTTGCTGCCATCTGTAAGCCACTACACTACAATACTATCATGAGCAAAAAGCTATGTATTGGTCTTACTACAGTATCATGGACCTCTTGCTTCATCAACTCAATGATACAAGTGGTCTACACCTTCCAGATGTCCTTCTGCCATTCCCGCCATCTCAACCACTTCTTTTGTGAGGTCCCCCCATTTTTACAAATATCCTGCAGTGATACCTGGCTCCATGAGCTGTCAATGTATATTACAGCAGGGATCATAGTCAGTCTATCATTCGTTCTAATTCTGATTTCATACATTCATATTCTTTCCACCATCTTAAAAATCAGTTCTTCTGATGGGAGGTATAAAGTTCTTTCCACGTGTGCTTCCCACATCATTGTGGTCACTGTTTACTATGGGACCATTATGATTCTGTATTTACGTCCACATTCACATTCCTCTCCAGACCTGGACAAATCTGTCTCTGTACTCTACTCAGCTGTGACTCCCATGCTAAACCCTATTATCTACAGTGTCAGAAATAAAGTTGTCATAGGCACCGTAAGAAAAAACATAATGCAAGATCTTCTCCAATCAAACATATTCTTAGAAAAATCCTCATGA